In Anguilla rostrata isolate EN2019 chromosome 1, ASM1855537v3, whole genome shotgun sequence, a genomic segment contains:
- the si:ch211-79k12.1 gene encoding vascular endothelial growth factor receptor 3 → MKGFFIFATLALVYPHWNYASLILQGPEVPVEEGDLVTLECQSDLESNMTDVYFERFSKHLQKWFRVQPYRYGRYGYERYGYERCPFDRVSVSRELGSLFLRIYNIQSYMGGPYRCVSSDAAYPYNSSLPLYIPVNYMYEISVHREGVSTYSRYMSPQQDLRVRLGEDVELSCSVSASQDPEITWMKEGEDWLVPSSKLKLRSVRMENSGSYSCIAQHPTVSTLRKTRTITVTVLPEDAPWYDTTEGRLILMISGAGAGLLLLIMSVTVCLCRRASARKSKGPIDDQSQKKPIYTASTESLPSTAGDKQPLV, encoded by the exons atgaagggatttttcatttttgcgaCGCTGGCTCTTGTGTACCCTCACTGGAATTATg cgTCTCTCATTCTGCAGGGACCAGAGGTCCCAGTTGAGGAAGGCGACTTGGTGACTCTGGAATGCCAGTCTGACTTGGAGTCAAACATGACCGACGTCTACTTTGAGAGGTTTTCCAAG caccTGCAGAAGTGGTTCCGCGTGCAACCATACAGATATGGGAGGTACGGATATGAGAGGTACGGATATGAGAGGTGCCCCTTCGACCGCGTGAGCGTGAGCCGGGAGCTGGGTAGCCTGTTTCTGAGAATCTACAACATTCAGAGCTACATGGGGGGCCCCTATCGCTGTGTGTCCAGCGATGCCGCCTACCCCTACAactcctccctgcctctctacATACCTGTGAACT atATGTATGAAATCTCAGTCCACCGAGAAGGGGTGAGCACCTACAGCCGCTACATGAGTCCGCAGCAGGACCTCCGAGTGCGGCTCGGGGAGGACGTGGAGCTGAGCTGCTCTGTCTCGGCCTCCCAGGACCCTGAGATCACCTGGATGAAGGAG GGGGAGGACTGGCTGGTGCCCTCCAGCAAGCTGAAGCTGAGGAGCGTGAGGATGGAGAACAGCGGGAGCTACTCCTGCATTGCCCAGCACCCCACCGTGTCCACCCTGAGGAAGACCCGCACCATCACCGTCACGGTGCTGCCGG AGGATGCCCCCTGGTATGACACAACCGAGGGCCGTCTCATACTGATGATCTCaggtgcgggggcggggctgctgctgctcatcaTGTCCGTGACCGTCTGTCTGTGCCGGAGGGCCTCCGCAAGGAAGAGCAAGGGGCCCAT cgATGACCAATCCCAGAAAAAGCCCATCTACACGGCCAGCACGGAGTCCCTGCCGTCCACCGCCGGGGACAAACAGCCGCTGgtctga
- the si:ch211-79k12.2 gene encoding zinc finger protein 696 isoform X2, producing MHQFIGDLMTSSSAQPVKDSAQQEALRVAWETAGHEALGLRIPPAAPQAQNRQPHSKGASGCSLQPLPEPVERSVEAASSGQQFQHRTCTCPACPFSSSFSSSSPATFQALRPRESPPSQTISTQVDQVRQAKESSAVPVSLGLCLGLGLSLEEEAGEQIGSCGIEADVQQQQQQQQRQNSDRAVSSQNPNVSPHAPPQMPTFPCLCCHRGFQTCAQLLRHQQGSEPHFPHPHHRYHHHHHHHCPLASCLPCPQLAHPPQSPPPFPCLSCQRTFQTCAQLLRHQQGHVQPEGVSQHPCMHCPASFPRPSQLLQHQRSQHASKTGGFLCPECGRAFNSHSNLRIHLNVHTGARPYSCADCGKSFSQSGALKIHRRIHTGERPYTCDFCGRGFPHLAGVRAHQRTHTGEKPYRCPQCGKCFTQSGALKIHLRIHTGERPFVCGLCGKGFSNRAGIRFHHRTAHGVVSEASLGLAAAAASAHPGLGLLASAVADPGLALAVNPAASPAASPSPDAGGRPARNGSADAGRPGSSLASGTVCSSLSSPSSTFSPDAAPVPSKGAPKRSAAAGRDRKQLVYACEDCGLRFRDALSRNKHQELEHYPDPEDEGEEEGEEEGVELSPEKEGGMGETVESMIQ from the exons ATGCACCAGTTCATCGGAGATCTGATGACCTCGAGCTCCGCTCAGCCGGTGAAGGACTCGGCTCAACAGGAGGCGCTGCGCGTTGCCTGGGAGACCGCGGGGCACGAGGCGCTGGGGCTCAGAATCCCGCCAGCTGCACCCCAAGCCCAAAACAGACAACCGCACAGTAAAGGCGCCTCTGGCTGCAGCCTGCAGCCCCTGCCTGAACCCGTGGAAAGGAGCGTAGAGGCAGCAAGCAGTGGACAGCAGT TCCAGCACCGCACATGCACCTGCCCTGCCTgccccttctcttcctccttctcctcttcctcacccgcCACTTTCCAGGCTCTGAGGCCTAGAGAGAGCCCCCCATCGCAGACTATTTCAACCCAGGTCGACCAAGTCCGCCAGGCCAAGGAGTCCAGCGCCGTCCCCGTCAGCCTGGGCCTGTGTCTGGGGCTGGGCCTGTctctggaggaggaggccggTGAGCAGATCGGGTCCTGCGGCATTGAAGCAgatgtgcagcagcagcagcagcagcagcagcggcagaaCTCGGACAGAGCGGTCAGCTCCCAGAACCCCAACGTCTctccccacgcccccccgcAGATGCCCACcttcccctgcctctgctgccATCGCGGCTTCCAGACCTGCGCCCAGCTCCTCCGCCACCAGCAGGGCTCCGAGCCCCACttccctcacccccaccaccgttaccaccaccaccaccaccaccactgcccGCTGGCCTCCTGCCTGCCCTGCCCGCAGCTGGCGCACCCTCCGCAGTCCCCGCCCCCGTTCCCCTGCCTGTCCTGCCAGCGCACCTTCCAGACCTGCGCCCAGCTCCTCAGGCACCAGCAGGGCCACGTGCAGCCGGAGGGCGTGTCCCAGCACCCCTGCATGCACTGCCCCGCCTccttcccccgcccctcccagctCCTGCAGCACCAGCGCTCGCAGCACGCCTCCAAGACGGGCGGCTTCCTGTGCCCCGAGTGCGGCCGCGCCTTCAACTCGCACAGCAACCTGCGCATCCACCTCAACGTGCACACGGGCGCCCGGCCCTACTCCTGCGCCGACTGCGGCAagagcttcagccagtcggggGCGCTCAAGATCCACCGGCGCATCCACACGGGCGAGCGGCCCTACACCTGCGACTTCTGCGGGCGGGGCTTCCCCCACCTGGCGGGCGTGCGGGCCCACCAGCGCACCCACACCGGGGAGAAGCCTTACCGCTGCCCGCAGTGCGGCAAGTGCTTCACCCAGTCGGGGGCGCTCAAGATCCACCTGCGCATCCACACCGGGGAGCGGCCCTTCGTCTGCGGGCTCTGCGGCAAGGGCTTCTCCAACCGCGCCGGCATCCGCTTCCACCACCGCACCGCGCACGGCGTCGTCTCCGAGGCCAGCCTCGGCCTggcggccgccgccgcctcggCCCACCCGGGCCTGGGCCTGCTCGCCTCCGCCGTGGCCGACCCCGGCCTGGCGCTCGCGGTCAACCCCGCCGCCAGCCCCGCGGCCAGCCCGAGCCCGGACGCCGGCGGCAGACCCGCCCGGAACGGCAGCGCCGACGCGGGCCGCCCCGGGTCCAGCCTGGCCTCCGGGACCGTCTGCAGCTCGCTGTCCTCCCCCTCGTCCACTTTCAGCCCCGACGCTGCCCCCGTGCCCAGCAAGGGCGCACCCAAGAGGAGCGCGGCGGCAGGGCGGGACAGGAAGCAGCTGGTGTACGCCTGCGAGGACTGCGGCTTGCGCTTTAGGGACGCCCTGTCCCGCAACAAGCACCAGGAACTTGAGCACTATCCCGACCCGGAGGacgagggggaggaagagggagaggaagagggtgtGGAGCTGAGCCCTGAAAAAGAAGGGGGGATGGGAGAGACAGTGGAAAGTATGATACAGTGA
- the si:ch211-79k12.2 gene encoding zinc finger protein 696 isoform X1, which produces MYSFQMDKDRFAVSRGACSWLEMHQFIGDLMTSSSAQPVKDSAQQEALRVAWETAGHEALGLRIPPAAPQAQNRQPHSKGASGCSLQPLPEPVERSVEAASSGQQFQHRTCTCPACPFSSSFSSSSPATFQALRPRESPPSQTISTQVDQVRQAKESSAVPVSLGLCLGLGLSLEEEAGEQIGSCGIEADVQQQQQQQQRQNSDRAVSSQNPNVSPHAPPQMPTFPCLCCHRGFQTCAQLLRHQQGSEPHFPHPHHRYHHHHHHHCPLASCLPCPQLAHPPQSPPPFPCLSCQRTFQTCAQLLRHQQGHVQPEGVSQHPCMHCPASFPRPSQLLQHQRSQHASKTGGFLCPECGRAFNSHSNLRIHLNVHTGARPYSCADCGKSFSQSGALKIHRRIHTGERPYTCDFCGRGFPHLAGVRAHQRTHTGEKPYRCPQCGKCFTQSGALKIHLRIHTGERPFVCGLCGKGFSNRAGIRFHHRTAHGVVSEASLGLAAAAASAHPGLGLLASAVADPGLALAVNPAASPAASPSPDAGGRPARNGSADAGRPGSSLASGTVCSSLSSPSSTFSPDAAPVPSKGAPKRSAAAGRDRKQLVYACEDCGLRFRDALSRNKHQELEHYPDPEDEGEEEGEEEGVELSPEKEGGMGETVESMIQ; this is translated from the exons ATGTACTCATTTCAAATGGACAAAGACAGATTCGCCGTTAGC CGTGGAGCATGCTCCTGGCTTGAAATGCACCAGTTCATCGGAGATCTGATGACCTCGAGCTCCGCTCAGCCGGTGAAGGACTCGGCTCAACAGGAGGCGCTGCGCGTTGCCTGGGAGACCGCGGGGCACGAGGCGCTGGGGCTCAGAATCCCGCCAGCTGCACCCCAAGCCCAAAACAGACAACCGCACAGTAAAGGCGCCTCTGGCTGCAGCCTGCAGCCCCTGCCTGAACCCGTGGAAAGGAGCGTAGAGGCAGCAAGCAGTGGACAGCAGT TCCAGCACCGCACATGCACCTGCCCTGCCTgccccttctcttcctccttctcctcttcctcacccgcCACTTTCCAGGCTCTGAGGCCTAGAGAGAGCCCCCCATCGCAGACTATTTCAACCCAGGTCGACCAAGTCCGCCAGGCCAAGGAGTCCAGCGCCGTCCCCGTCAGCCTGGGCCTGTGTCTGGGGCTGGGCCTGTctctggaggaggaggccggTGAGCAGATCGGGTCCTGCGGCATTGAAGCAgatgtgcagcagcagcagcagcagcagcagcggcagaaCTCGGACAGAGCGGTCAGCTCCCAGAACCCCAACGTCTctccccacgcccccccgcAGATGCCCACcttcccctgcctctgctgccATCGCGGCTTCCAGACCTGCGCCCAGCTCCTCCGCCACCAGCAGGGCTCCGAGCCCCACttccctcacccccaccaccgttaccaccaccaccaccaccaccactgcccGCTGGCCTCCTGCCTGCCCTGCCCGCAGCTGGCGCACCCTCCGCAGTCCCCGCCCCCGTTCCCCTGCCTGTCCTGCCAGCGCACCTTCCAGACCTGCGCCCAGCTCCTCAGGCACCAGCAGGGCCACGTGCAGCCGGAGGGCGTGTCCCAGCACCCCTGCATGCACTGCCCCGCCTccttcccccgcccctcccagctCCTGCAGCACCAGCGCTCGCAGCACGCCTCCAAGACGGGCGGCTTCCTGTGCCCCGAGTGCGGCCGCGCCTTCAACTCGCACAGCAACCTGCGCATCCACCTCAACGTGCACACGGGCGCCCGGCCCTACTCCTGCGCCGACTGCGGCAagagcttcagccagtcggggGCGCTCAAGATCCACCGGCGCATCCACACGGGCGAGCGGCCCTACACCTGCGACTTCTGCGGGCGGGGCTTCCCCCACCTGGCGGGCGTGCGGGCCCACCAGCGCACCCACACCGGGGAGAAGCCTTACCGCTGCCCGCAGTGCGGCAAGTGCTTCACCCAGTCGGGGGCGCTCAAGATCCACCTGCGCATCCACACCGGGGAGCGGCCCTTCGTCTGCGGGCTCTGCGGCAAGGGCTTCTCCAACCGCGCCGGCATCCGCTTCCACCACCGCACCGCGCACGGCGTCGTCTCCGAGGCCAGCCTCGGCCTggcggccgccgccgcctcggCCCACCCGGGCCTGGGCCTGCTCGCCTCCGCCGTGGCCGACCCCGGCCTGGCGCTCGCGGTCAACCCCGCCGCCAGCCCCGCGGCCAGCCCGAGCCCGGACGCCGGCGGCAGACCCGCCCGGAACGGCAGCGCCGACGCGGGCCGCCCCGGGTCCAGCCTGGCCTCCGGGACCGTCTGCAGCTCGCTGTCCTCCCCCTCGTCCACTTTCAGCCCCGACGCTGCCCCCGTGCCCAGCAAGGGCGCACCCAAGAGGAGCGCGGCGGCAGGGCGGGACAGGAAGCAGCTGGTGTACGCCTGCGAGGACTGCGGCTTGCGCTTTAGGGACGCCCTGTCCCGCAACAAGCACCAGGAACTTGAGCACTATCCCGACCCGGAGGacgagggggaggaagagggagaggaagagggtgtGGAGCTGAGCCCTGAAAAAGAAGGGGGGATGGGAGAGACAGTGGAAAGTATGATACAGTGA
- the wu:fe05a04 gene encoding zinc finger protein 628 yields MSSEFTIDIQLTELGFPELFQDEARSKEAPSHPCPSDSCAPLTPPNSQTASPPSQELNSDNVAGGHVLPIASKPAMARNRAPAQNVAQQSDQNKDQSNPGANVADGNRTGVGSNSVRRDTERNVSITVRKKPEPATGLNHVRAVGARGVGKSSGGGGGGKEQGVNANNKRPAAEADQDSEETEDSDISEEEDEEEEDNEEEDDDEEEIASDASADGLAEHCCRVCGLSLPSAFQLREHMHLHSGARPYRCAECGKQFCHLANYRAHLRGHAHARTPSARCRVCEASFDSEESLAHHLENSHFEKEFYQCDFCKRVFTCLTECQRHVDTHRREPRRHQCPRCQRHFRRRKSLARHMERHAARRSYLCTDCGQAFDRKNVLFRHSFSHLGLLPYTCVRCRRHFRLASLYRGHACEPQRIQCEACLGFFRSQEDFQRHKEETGCWGHQGARPRGGDDAVRCMECGQAFGSSEELRRHGSAHQRVLTCSECGKGFRSALLLMSHMGGHAGQRPCLCQRCGLGFPHQQGYDGHREHCGRPPPAPVAPKKQKKEAPAPEKVDVPPRGVWKLTLDKCPPPGASLVMFLPVPADSSSPGLAEFAAGLPVGSSPASNPQTQAPALQVATGSGSARSVQDQPSAAAHQPPAMAAVVEASTAGQGQPSEAACQESLPVPGTTLKLQISKATFVPGPQKLPETWEQSGVLQPAPAGDGAQPSGTALPRGTAAGPARPPQVTMQIVGAPGAGGLFSSAAAGGAVVKAGAQISSEGRNWAMALKEERVEVEVKKEGGTVAEEEKGQRGAVLPAGKAGGVSGGAGPEGSGTGVWGSSGVASHQLKHETVADEGTNAEFEGENQGDPGSGTMAEDGSGDFDSVEVEIQDEEAEEDQEVGGEPHECVNCGRILLEGDMVQHYMQHAVESDSPLQDSSPEIQHLSSSSSSTPLILSPYSSPYPSPSPSPPVSPPTKRKLRPRKP; encoded by the exons ATGTCCTCAGAGTTTACAATTGATATCCAGCTGACAGAGCTGGGCTTTCCTGAACTCTTCCAAGATGAAGCGAGGTCTAAGGAGGCGCCGTCCCATCCTTGCCCCAGTGACTCCTGCGCTCCTCTCACTCCTCCAAATTCTCAGACTGCTTCTCCCCCTTCCCAAGAACTAAACTCCGACAATGTAGCGGGAGGCCACGTTCTTCCAATCGCCAGTAAACCGGCAATGGCGCGCAACAGGGCTCCCGCGCAGAATGTCGCCCAACAAAGCGATCAAAATAAAGACCAATCGAACCCCGGCGCCAACGTGGCCGACGGAAACCGCACTGGGGTGGGGTCGAATTCTGTGCGTAGGGACACGGAGCGCAACGTTAGCATCACGGTCAGGAAAAAGCCGGAACCTGCGACAGGCCTTAATCATGTTAGAGCGGTTGGGGCGAGAGGAGTGGGGAAAAGcagtggaggtggtgggggaggcAAGGAACAAGGTGTAAACGCGAACAATAAACGCCCTGCTGCTGAAGCGGATCAGGACTCCGAGGAGACCGAAGACAGCGATATCAGTgaagaggaagacgaggaggaggaggacaatgAGGAAGAAGATGACGATGAAGAGGAAATAGCCTCAG ACGCCTCGGCGGACGGGCTGGCGGAGCACTGCTGCCGGGTGTGCGGCCTCAGCCTGCCCTCCGCCTTCCAGCTGCGGgagcacatgcacctgcacaGCGGGGCGCGGCCCTACCGCTGCGCCGAGTGCGGCAAGCAGTTCTGCCACCTGGCCAACTACCGGGCGCACCTGCgcggccacgcccacgcccgGACGCCCTCGGCCCGCTGCCGGGTGTGCGAGGCCAGCTTCGACTCGGAGGAGAGCCTGGCGCACCACCTGGAGAACTCGCACTTCGAGAAGGAGTTCTACCAGTGCGACTTCTGCAAGCGCGTCTTCACCTGCCTGACCGAGTGCCAGCGGCACGTGGACACGCACCGGCGCGAGCCCCGCCGCCACCAGTGCCCCCGCTGCCAGCGCCACTTCCGCCGCCGCAAGTCGCTGGCCCGCCACATGGAGCGGCACGCCGCCAGGCGCTCCTACCTGTGCACCGACTGCGGCCAGGCCTTCGACCGCAAGAACGTCCTCTTCCGCCACAGCTTCTCGCACCTGGGCCTGCTGCCGTACACCTGCGTGCGCTGCCGCCGCCACTTCCGCCTGGCGTCGCTGTACCGCGGCCACGCCTGCGAGCCGCAGCGCATCCAGTGCGAGGCCTGCCTGGGCTTCTTCCGCAGCCAGGAGGACTTCCAGCGGCACAAGGAGGAGACGGGCTGCTggggccaccagggggcgcgcCCGCGCGGCGGGGACGACGCCGTGCGCTGCATGGAGTGCGGCCAGGCCTTCGGGAGCAGCGAGGAGCTCCGTCGCCACGGCAGCGCCCACCAGCGGGTGCTCACCTGCTCCGAGTGCGGCAAGGGCTTCCGCTCGGCGCTGCTGCTCATGTCCCACATGGGCGGGCACGCCGGGCAGCGGCCCTGCCTGTGCCAGCGCTGCGGCCTGGGCTTCCCGCACCAGCAGGGCTACGACGGCCACCGCGAGCACTGCggccgcccgccgcccgccccg GTGGCCCcaaagaagcagaagaaggaaGCGCCGGCCCCAGAGAAGGTGGACGTCCCCCCCAGAGGGGTTTGGAAGCTCACGCTGGATAAGTGCCCCCCTCCCGGTGCGTCGCTGGTGATGTTCCTCCCGGTTCCCGCCGACTCCTCGTCCCCCGGGTTGGCGGAGTTCGCCGCCGGTCTTCCCGTGGGCTCCTCGCCGGCAAGCAACCCGCAGACGCAAGCGCCGGCGTTGCAGGTGGCGACGGGGTCCGGTTCAGCCCGTAGCGTCCAGGACCAGCCCTCGGCGGCTGCCCATCAGCCCCCAGCGATGGCGGCAGTGGTGGAGGCGTCCACCGCTGGCCAGGGACAGCCGTCTGAGGCCGCGTGCCAGGAGTCCTTGCCGGTGCCGGGGACCACTCTGAAGCTGCAGATTTCCAAAGCCACTTTTGTTCCGGGGCCCCAGAAGCTTCCGGAAACGTGGGAGCAGTCCGGGGTCCTTCAGCCGGCGCCGGCGGGAGACGGCGCTCAGCCTTCGGGCACGGCGCTGCCTCGTGGGACGGCCGCGGGACCCGCGCGCCCCCCTCAGGTTACCATGCAGATTGTCGGGGCCCCGGGAGCTGGGGGTCTGTTTAGCTCGGCTGCGGCAGGGGGGGCCGTCGTAAAGGCCGGGGCCCAGATCTCTAGCGAAGGAAGGAACTGGGCGATGGCCCTGAAGGAGGAGAGAGTCGAGGTGGAGGTGAAGAAAGAGGGTGGGACAGTGGCTGAGGAAGAGAAGGGGCAGCGGGGAGCCGTCCTGCCGGCCGGGAAAGCAGGGGGCGTCtctggcggggcggggccagagggcTCAGGTACTGGAGTTTGGGGATCGAGCGGCGTGGCATCACACCAGCTGAAGCATGAAACCGTAGCGGACGAAGGGACCAACGCAGAATTTGAGGGGGAGAACCAGGGGGATCCTGGTTCTGGAACGATGGCGGAGGACGGAAGCGGGGATTTCGACAGCGTGGAGGTGGAAATTCAGgacgaggaggcggaggaggaccAGGAGGTGGGCGGAGAGCCCCACGAGTGTGTGAACTGCGGGAGGATCCTTCTGGAAGGCGACATGGTCCAGCACTACATGCAGCACGCCGTGGAGTCCGACTCCCCGCTCCAGGACTCCTCTCCTGAAATACAGcacctgtcctcctcctcctcctctactcCACTCATTCTTTCACCGTACTCGTCCCCCtacccttccccctccccctcccctcctgtgaGTCCCCCCACAAAGAGGAAACTAAGACCACGTAAGCCTTGA